GCCGCGTCCCCCTACGGTGCCGACGCGGCCCATGCGGTGGGCTTCACGTCGCTGAGCTACACGGATGCGGCGCGCCAGCGCGTGTTGAAGACGGTGGTCTGGTATCCGGCGGCCGAGGGCTCGCGGATGGAGGAGCACCCGGCGTCGCCCATCTTCGTGCCGTTCGTCGCCGCGAAGGACGCGCCGGTGTCCACGGCCCACGCGCGCTGGCCGCTCGTCGTCCTGTCCCACGGCAATGGCGGCGCGGCCATCAACATGTCGTGGTTCGGCGCGCACCTGGCGGCCCATGGGTTCATCGTCATGTCGGTGGACCACCCCGGGAACACGTACGGCGACACGAGCCCCGAGGGCTATGTGCGCGGCTGGGAGCGCCCCCGGGACTTCACGGCCTTGTTGGATGCGGTGTCGAAGGACGCGGTCTGGGGGCCCCGGGTGGACGCCGGGCGCATCGGCGCGGCCGGGCACTCCATGGGGGGCTACACGGCGCTCGCGCTGGCGGGTGCGCGGCTCAACCTGTCACCCATCATGCAGGGGTGCACCGCGCCGGAGACGCGCGAGCACCCGGGCTGCGATGAGCTGCGCGATGTGGACTACAGCCGCATCGACCTCGCGGTGGCGCGGGCGTCGTACAAGGACGCCCGGGTGAGGGCGGCCTTCTCCATGGCTCCCGGCATGGCGGGGAGCTACGAGGCGCGGGACGTCGCGGACATCGACGTACCGGTGGCGCTGGTGCTGGCCCAGGGGGACGAGCTGATGCCCCACGAGCACAACGGCATGCATCTGGCGAAGCTGTTGCCCTCGGCGACCACGGTGGTGCTCGAGGACGCGGCGCACTTCACCTTCCTGCCCCGATGCACGGAGCTCGGATTCAAGGTGGCGGAGGTGTTGTGCCGGGATGCCACGCCCGGGACGCGAGGGGCCTCGCAGGCTCGGACGCTCTCGGAGGCCGTGTCGTTCTTCCGGCGGACGCTCGGCGGCGACTGAGCGGGAGCCACCGGTCCCGTTCGCCGACCCGTGGGCCCCGTTCGCCGCTCGCACGGGCCCACTGACAGAACTCTCCACCCGCGTGCTGCTCGCGCGGGCACTGTGCCTCCACGACCTGTTCGATGGAGGCGCGTTTCATGTCGTTCAAGCGGCTCGCTGTCCT
The sequence above is drawn from the Myxococcus fulvus genome and encodes:
- a CDS encoding alpha/beta hydrolase family protein, giving the protein MLLMGGCASSRPTPGVAAASPYGADAAHAVGFTSLSYTDAARQRVLKTVVWYPAAEGSRMEEHPASPIFVPFVAAKDAPVSTAHARWPLVVLSHGNGGAAINMSWFGAHLAAHGFIVMSVDHPGNTYGDTSPEGYVRGWERPRDFTALLDAVSKDAVWGPRVDAGRIGAAGHSMGGYTALALAGARLNLSPIMQGCTAPETREHPGCDELRDVDYSRIDLAVARASYKDARVRAAFSMAPGMAGSYEARDVADIDVPVALVLAQGDELMPHEHNGMHLAKLLPSATTVVLEDAAHFTFLPRCTELGFKVAEVLCRDATPGTRGASQARTLSEAVSFFRRTLGGD